The Prunus persica cultivar Lovell chromosome G7, Prunus_persica_NCBIv2, whole genome shotgun sequence genome has a segment encoding these proteins:
- the LOC109950339 gene encoding uncharacterized protein LOC109950339 produces the protein MADMLVDGAAHNQMLSFMDGNAGKIQPFSSLLRLKQEQTFKWEEQHQQAFQEIKHYLSNPPVLSPPKRGRPLKLYVSASEVSIGSLLVQDNKEGKEQAVYYLSRTLTEVERRAEYEALIIGLEMLVELGIQSVEILGDSMLVLKQIAGEYKCLNPSLAVYLLAARNLLTEFREATWEHIPREENFAANELAQVASGIQMPEDCVQRIIKIGRKSLPSVLTRGMEIEVNSALITEDDWREPIMTYLRYPTLPSKKRVRIMATNYLMWNEDLVRKSKDEVLLRCLGKTKYMKVMGETHEGICGAHQGGRKMCWLIRRYGYFWPTMMKDCINYSKGCEACQRHGPIQQVPSVPMNPVVKPWPLRGWAMDLIGKIYPASSQQHCFIIVATDYFTKWVEAKPIKTTTSQEIITFIEEQIIQRFGIPESITTDRGSSFISREMLDMAETFKKMLEKNPKQWHEKLSETLWAYRTSKREATGMTPYALTYGHDAILPMEIAVQSLRIAHQHDLTGEDYSQAMLLELEELDASRIDTLNKLLAGKQAVLQDRDGVVHFAPINGKWLKKFYPTMWDSQAVQTDPGIEEEQD, from the exons atggcagacatgctagTAGATGGAGCCGCTCATAACCAGATGCTATCTTTCATGGACGGCAACGCAG gaaaaatccaaccttTTTCTTCCCTGTTAAGGCTGAAGCAGGAACAGACATTCAAATGGGAAGAACAACACCAACAGGCTTTCCAAGAAATAAAGCATTACCTTTCGAATCCGCCAGTTCTGTCCCCACCAAAAAGGGGCAGACCCCTCAAACTTTATGTATCTGCATCAGAGGTATCTATTGGAAGTCTGctagttcaagataacaaagaaggGAAAGAACAGGCAGTCTACTATCTAAGCAGAACATTGACAGAAGTGGAGAGAAG GGCCGAGTATGAAGCTTTGATTATAGGGCTCGAGATGTTGGTAGAACTAGGAATCCAATCCGTGGAGATCTTGGGAGATTCCATGCTTGTCCTAaaacagattgctggagaGTACAAGTGTCTAAACCCTTCTCTAGCTGTATATCTGCTAGCAGCTAGAAATCTGCTAACAGAATTTagagaagctacttgggagcacatcccaagagaagaaaactttgcaGCCAATGAACTGGCTCAGGTAGCATCAGGTATACAAATGCCCGAAGACTGTGTCCAAAGGATCATCAAGataggaaggaaaagtctACCATCTGTTCTGACCAGAGGAATGGAGATAGAAGTCAATTCTGCCTTGATCACGGAAGATGATTGGAGGGAGCCTATCATGACTTACTTACGATATCCCACTCTGCCCTCTAAAAAAAGAGTCAGAATCATGGCTACAAACTATctcatgtggaatgaagatttggtccgGAAAAGTAAGGATGAGGTACTGTTAAGGTGCCTCGGAAAGACAAAATACATGAAAGTCATGGGAGAAACCCATGAGGGGATCTGTGGAGCTCACCAAGGGGGAAGAAAGATGTGCTGGTTAATCAGAAGGTATGGCTATTTCTGGCCAACCatgatgaaggattgcatCAACTATTCCAAAGGATGTGAAGCCTGTCAAAGGCACGGCCCAATCCAGCAGGTTCCTTCGGTTCCCATGAATCCTGTAGTAAAACCATGGCCTCTCaggggatgggcaatggatctcattggcaaaATCTATCCAGCCAGCAGCCAGCAGCATTGTTTTATCATTGTTGCTACAGactatttcaccaaatgggtagaAGCCAAGCCAATCAAAACCACAACttctcaagagatcatcaccttTATAGAAGAACAGATCATACAGAGATTCGGCATTCCAGAATCGATCACAACTGATAggggttcttctttcatatctagggagatgctagatatggcagaaacATTCAA aaaGATGCTGGAGAAGAATCCGAAGCAATGGCATGAGAAATTGTCAGAAACTTTGTGGGCATACAGAActtcaaaaagagaagcaactggcATGACTCCCTATGCTCTGACCTACGGTCATGATGCAATTCTGCCCATGGAAATAGCAGTCCAGTCTCTTAGAATTGCTCACCAGCACGATCTCACAGGAGAAGATTACTCTCAAGCCATGCTACTTGAATTAGAAGAATTGGATGCAAGCAGGATTGacaccctcaacaaactcttagcaggaaaacaggCTGT GTTGCAGGACCGAGATGGAGTTGTTCATTTTGCCCCAATCAATGGTAAATGGTTAAAGAAGTTCTATCCAACCATGTGGGATTCACAGGCTGTACAAACGGATCCTGGGATAGAAGAGGAACAAGATTGa